One Vespula pensylvanica isolate Volc-1 chromosome 3, ASM1446617v1, whole genome shotgun sequence DNA window includes the following coding sequences:
- the LOC122627883 gene encoding serrate RNA effector molecule homolog isoform X1, which produces MGDSDDEYDRKRRDKFRGERTESYSREGRRDDRRRDDWVDSDYSREWSSRPRQRPDYREYRGGGGGGGGRDRYSPARSQDMAPPMKRMRIDWDDRPRYGHDYYGGGGSGSGGGSTWGPDHYPPPHHGNHHYGNHGNSSSREVAGNFSNSNVETQPPMMSFKAFLGTQEDTITDEEAIKRYNEYKLEFRRQQLNEFFVAHKDEEWFKIKYHPEESLKRKEEQLTALKKRVEVFMDMLQTGEIDNVSVDAEQADVLLRLLDAVVIKLEGGTEEDLQVLDMKSANAITSKDTLNKEKTEIKNKSTTEQQIEKNEHVKTDETLEEKPCKNGQNADADVKHVVENENAISVPEKIEVSAEETKDMEENFKSEETKEKSEEINLRKRKRTNSNSSSSSSSSSSSSGSDSNKADTPKAETPINEKIDDTNDNNEDGTIKQEKEEIETEQADSIETKKPAIEPEAVIDLASEDKEKEPRALHKTSSIFLRNLAPTITKAEVEAMCKRFPGFLRVAIADPQPERRWFRRGWVSFERQVNIKEICWSLNNIRQLRDCELGAIVNRDLSRRIRTVNGITSHKQIVRHDIKLSAKIVHNLDNRVGLWKEEKKEENLNKQNDDKENTASQSEVEQAAFGLSSKNPVLKNITDYLIEEASAEEEELLGMSGDQEEGQLGGDGDGPIERDPSLIKVLDRLVLYLRVVHSVDYYNHCEYPNEDEMPNRCGIMHVRGSPPTAKVTSTELQEYCRNFETKMAAFLQPVATLSTEEFDKLGAKNADAEVEKFVQANTQELSKDKWLCPLSGKKFKGPDFIRKHIFNKHAEKVNEVMTEAEYFNNYLKDPKRPQLPEHPGNKASPREGPREGFNPYGCTTFGSYGAGYGGGRGGYGSGYGGGFGGGFGMPRPSRGGFNRGRGGGGDFRPVIHYRDLDAPREPDEFL; this is translated from the exons ATGGGAGATTCAGATGATGAATATGATAGAAAGAGGCGAGATAAGTTCAGAGGTGAAAGAACTGAATCGTATTCTCGTGAAGGACGTAGAGATGATCGTAGAAGAGATGATTGGGTTGATAG tgaTTATTCTAGGGAATGGTCCAGTCGCCCTAGGCAAAGGCCTGATTATCGTGAATAtcgtggtggtggtggtggtggaggtgggcGTGATCGTTACAGTCCAGCACGATCACAAGATATGGCACCACCTATGAAAAGAATGCGAATTGATTGGGACGATAGACCAAGATATGGACATGATTATTACGGTGGTGGTGGCAGTGGTAGTGGCGGTGGAAGCACTTGGGGTCCAGATCATTATCCACCTCCTCACCATGGCAACCATCACTATGGTAACCATGGTAACAGTAGCAG CCGTGAGGTGGCTGGAAATTTCAGCAATTCAAATGTCGAGACCCAACCACCAATGATGTCTTTCAAAGCATTTCTTGGAACTCAAGAAGACACAATTACAGATGAAGAGGCTATTAAACGCTATAATGAGTACAAACTGGAATTCCGAAGACAGCAGCTCAACGAATTCTTTGTAGCACACAAAGATGAAGAATg gttcaaaataaaatatcatccaGAAGAATCtctgaagagaaaagaagaacaactCACAGCTCTGAAG AAACGCGTTGAAGTATTTATGGATATGCTTCAAACAGGGGAAATAGATAATGTTTCAGTTGACGCTGAACAAGCAGATGTATTGTTGCGTCTTTTAGATGCTGTTGTAATTAAATTGGAAGGTGGTACAGAAGAAGATTTACAAGTTTTAGATATGAAATCAGCAAATGCTATAACTTCAAAGGATACTCTTAACAAGGAGAAGaccgaaattaaaaataaatctacaaCGGAGcaacaaattgaaaaaaa TGAACATGTTAAAACAGACGAAACTCTTGAGGAAAAACCGTGTAAAAATGGACAAAATGCCGATGCCGATGTAAAACACGttgtagaaaatgaaaatgcaaTAAGTGTACCTGAGAAAATAGAAGTATCTgcagaagaaacaaaagatatgGAAGAAAACTTTAAATCTGAGGAAACAA aagaaaaatcagaaGAAATTAATCTGAGAAAACGAAAGCGAACAAATAGcaacagtagcagcagcagcagcagtagcagtagttCTTCAGGAAGTGACAGCAATAAAGCTGATACTCCAAAAGCTGAAAcac ccataaatgaaaagatagaTGACACTAATGACAATAATGAGGATGGAACTATCAAacaggaaaaggaagaaatagaaacagagCAAGCTGATTCGATAGAAACTAAAAAACCTGCAATTGAGCCAGAGGCTGTTATTGATCTAGCTAgtgaagataaagaaaaggaacctAGAGCACTTCATAAAACCAGtagtatttttcttcgaaatttggCACCAACTATCACAAAAGCCGAAGTCGAAGCg atgtGTAAACGTTTCCCTGGTTTCTTACGAGTTGCAATAGCCGATCCGCAACCAGAAAGACGATGGTTTCGACGTGGTTGGGTCTCATTTGAAAGACaagttaatataaaagaaatttgttggagtttaaacaatatacga CAGCTAAGAGATTGCGAATTAGGCGCTATTGTAAACAGAGATCTTTCACGTCGTATTCGTACGGTAAACGGAATAACGTCTCACAAACAAATAGTTAGACATGACATTAAGCTTAGCGCAAAGATTGTTCATAATTTAGATAATCGCGTAGGATtgtggaaagaagaaaaaaaagaggaaaatttgAACAAACAAAATGATGATAAGGAAAATACTGCATCTCAAAGTGAAGTTGAACAAGCT GCTTTTGGATTGTCCTCGAAAAATCCAGTACTGAAAAATATAACGGATTACTTGATAGAGGAGGCAtcagcagaagaagaagaactgtTAGGTATGTCCGGTGACCAAGAAGAAGGTCAATTAGgaggagatggagatggaCCGATTGAGAGAGACCCATCcttaataaaa gtACTAGATAGATTGGTATTGTACTTACGAGTAGTTCATTCGGTAGATTATTACAATCATTGTGAATATCCCAATGAAGATGAAATGCCGAATAGATGTGGAATAATGCATGTTAGAGGTTCTCCACCTACCGCCAAGGTGACTAGTACTGAATTACAAGAATACTGTCGTAATTTTGAAACTAAAATGGCTGCTTTCCTGCAACCTGTTGCGACTTTATCAACTGAAGAATTTGATAAACTCGGTGCTAAAAATGCTGATGc TGAAGTTGAAAAATTTGTGCAAGCAAATACACAAGAATTATCAAAAGATAAATGGTTGTGTCCTCTCAGTGGAAAGAAATTTAAGGGACCTGATTTTATCCGTAAACATATATTCAATAAACACGCAGAGAAAGTTAACGAAGTTATGACTGAAgcagaatattttaataattacctGAAAGATCCAAAACGACCACAGCTTCCAGAACATCCTGGTAATAAAGCATCACCTAGAGAAGGACCACGTGAAGGATTTAATCCATACGGTTGTACAAC ATTTGGAAGTTATGGAGCTGGTTACGGAGGAGGCAGAGGAGGCTATGGCTCCGGCTATGGTGGCGGATTTGGCGGAGGATTTGGAATGCCTCGTCCCAGTCGTGGTGGTTTTAACAGAGGACG TGGCGGTGGAGGAGATTTCCGACCTGTCATTCATTATCGAGACCTTGATGCACCACGTGAACCAGACGAATTTTTGTAA
- the LOC122627883 gene encoding serrate RNA effector molecule homolog isoform X3, which translates to MGDSDDEYDRKRRDKFRGERTESYSREGRRDDRRRDDWVDREWSSRPRQRPDYREYRGGGGGGGGRDRYSPARSQDMAPPMKRMRIDWDDRPRYGHDYYGGGGSGSGGGSTWGPDHYPPPHHGNHHYGNHGNSSSREVAGNFSNSNVETQPPMMSFKAFLGTQEDTITDEEAIKRYNEYKLEFRRQQLNEFFVAHKDEEWFKIKYHPEESLKRKEEQLTALKKRVEVFMDMLQTGEIDNVSVDAEQADVLLRLLDAVVIKLEGGTEEDLQVLDMKSANAITSKDTLNKEKTEIKNKSTTEQQIEKNEHVKTDETLEEKPCKNGQNADADVKHVVENENAISVPEKIEVSAEETKDMEENFKSEETKEKSEEINLRKRKRTNSNSSSSSSSSSSSSGSDSNKADTPKAETPINEKIDDTNDNNEDGTIKQEKEEIETEQADSIETKKPAIEPEAVIDLASEDKEKEPRALHKTSSIFLRNLAPTITKAEVEAMCKRFPGFLRVAIADPQPERRWFRRGWVSFERQVNIKEICWSLNNIRQLRDCELGAIVNRDLSRRIRTVNGITSHKQIVRHDIKLSAKIVHNLDNRVGLWKEEKKEENLNKQNDDKENTASQSEVEQAAFGLSSKNPVLKNITDYLIEEASAEEEELLGMSGDQEEGQLGGDGDGPIERDPSLIKVLDRLVLYLRVVHSVDYYNHCEYPNEDEMPNRCGIMHVRGSPPTAKVTSTELQEYCRNFETKMAAFLQPVATLSTEEFDKLGAKNADAEVEKFVQANTQELSKDKWLCPLSGKKFKGPDFIRKHIFNKHAEKVNEVMTEAEYFNNYLKDPKRPQLPEHPGNKASPREGPREGFNPYGCTTFGSYGAGYGGGRGGYGSGYGGGFGGGFGMPRPSRGGFNRGRGGGGDFRPVIHYRDLDAPREPDEFL; encoded by the exons ATGGGAGATTCAGATGATGAATATGATAGAAAGAGGCGAGATAAGTTCAGAGGTGAAAGAACTGAATCGTATTCTCGTGAAGGACGTAGAGATGATCGTAGAAGAGATGATTGGGTTGATAG GGAATGGTCCAGTCGCCCTAGGCAAAGGCCTGATTATCGTGAATAtcgtggtggtggtggtggtggaggtgggcGTGATCGTTACAGTCCAGCACGATCACAAGATATGGCACCACCTATGAAAAGAATGCGAATTGATTGGGACGATAGACCAAGATATGGACATGATTATTACGGTGGTGGTGGCAGTGGTAGTGGCGGTGGAAGCACTTGGGGTCCAGATCATTATCCACCTCCTCACCATGGCAACCATCACTATGGTAACCATGGTAACAGTAGCAG CCGTGAGGTGGCTGGAAATTTCAGCAATTCAAATGTCGAGACCCAACCACCAATGATGTCTTTCAAAGCATTTCTTGGAACTCAAGAAGACACAATTACAGATGAAGAGGCTATTAAACGCTATAATGAGTACAAACTGGAATTCCGAAGACAGCAGCTCAACGAATTCTTTGTAGCACACAAAGATGAAGAATg gttcaaaataaaatatcatccaGAAGAATCtctgaagagaaaagaagaacaactCACAGCTCTGAAG AAACGCGTTGAAGTATTTATGGATATGCTTCAAACAGGGGAAATAGATAATGTTTCAGTTGACGCTGAACAAGCAGATGTATTGTTGCGTCTTTTAGATGCTGTTGTAATTAAATTGGAAGGTGGTACAGAAGAAGATTTACAAGTTTTAGATATGAAATCAGCAAATGCTATAACTTCAAAGGATACTCTTAACAAGGAGAAGaccgaaattaaaaataaatctacaaCGGAGcaacaaattgaaaaaaa TGAACATGTTAAAACAGACGAAACTCTTGAGGAAAAACCGTGTAAAAATGGACAAAATGCCGATGCCGATGTAAAACACGttgtagaaaatgaaaatgcaaTAAGTGTACCTGAGAAAATAGAAGTATCTgcagaagaaacaaaagatatgGAAGAAAACTTTAAATCTGAGGAAACAA aagaaaaatcagaaGAAATTAATCTGAGAAAACGAAAGCGAACAAATAGcaacagtagcagcagcagcagcagtagcagtagttCTTCAGGAAGTGACAGCAATAAAGCTGATACTCCAAAAGCTGAAAcac ccataaatgaaaagatagaTGACACTAATGACAATAATGAGGATGGAACTATCAAacaggaaaaggaagaaatagaaacagagCAAGCTGATTCGATAGAAACTAAAAAACCTGCAATTGAGCCAGAGGCTGTTATTGATCTAGCTAgtgaagataaagaaaaggaacctAGAGCACTTCATAAAACCAGtagtatttttcttcgaaatttggCACCAACTATCACAAAAGCCGAAGTCGAAGCg atgtGTAAACGTTTCCCTGGTTTCTTACGAGTTGCAATAGCCGATCCGCAACCAGAAAGACGATGGTTTCGACGTGGTTGGGTCTCATTTGAAAGACaagttaatataaaagaaatttgttggagtttaaacaatatacga CAGCTAAGAGATTGCGAATTAGGCGCTATTGTAAACAGAGATCTTTCACGTCGTATTCGTACGGTAAACGGAATAACGTCTCACAAACAAATAGTTAGACATGACATTAAGCTTAGCGCAAAGATTGTTCATAATTTAGATAATCGCGTAGGATtgtggaaagaagaaaaaaaagaggaaaatttgAACAAACAAAATGATGATAAGGAAAATACTGCATCTCAAAGTGAAGTTGAACAAGCT GCTTTTGGATTGTCCTCGAAAAATCCAGTACTGAAAAATATAACGGATTACTTGATAGAGGAGGCAtcagcagaagaagaagaactgtTAGGTATGTCCGGTGACCAAGAAGAAGGTCAATTAGgaggagatggagatggaCCGATTGAGAGAGACCCATCcttaataaaa gtACTAGATAGATTGGTATTGTACTTACGAGTAGTTCATTCGGTAGATTATTACAATCATTGTGAATATCCCAATGAAGATGAAATGCCGAATAGATGTGGAATAATGCATGTTAGAGGTTCTCCACCTACCGCCAAGGTGACTAGTACTGAATTACAAGAATACTGTCGTAATTTTGAAACTAAAATGGCTGCTTTCCTGCAACCTGTTGCGACTTTATCAACTGAAGAATTTGATAAACTCGGTGCTAAAAATGCTGATGc TGAAGTTGAAAAATTTGTGCAAGCAAATACACAAGAATTATCAAAAGATAAATGGTTGTGTCCTCTCAGTGGAAAGAAATTTAAGGGACCTGATTTTATCCGTAAACATATATTCAATAAACACGCAGAGAAAGTTAACGAAGTTATGACTGAAgcagaatattttaataattacctGAAAGATCCAAAACGACCACAGCTTCCAGAACATCCTGGTAATAAAGCATCACCTAGAGAAGGACCACGTGAAGGATTTAATCCATACGGTTGTACAAC ATTTGGAAGTTATGGAGCTGGTTACGGAGGAGGCAGAGGAGGCTATGGCTCCGGCTATGGTGGCGGATTTGGCGGAGGATTTGGAATGCCTCGTCCCAGTCGTGGTGGTTTTAACAGAGGACG TGGCGGTGGAGGAGATTTCCGACCTGTCATTCATTATCGAGACCTTGATGCACCACGTGAACCAGACGAATTTTTGTAA
- the LOC122627883 gene encoding serrate RNA effector molecule homolog isoform X2, giving the protein MGDSDDEYDRKRRDKFRGERTESYSREGRRDDRRRDDWVDSDYSREWSSRPRQRPDYREYRGGGGGGGGRDRYSPARSQDMAPPMKRMRIDWDDRPRYGHDYYGGGGSGSGGGSTWGPDHYPPPHHGNHHYGNHGNSSSREVAGNFSNSNVETQPPMMSFKAFLGTQEDTITDEEAIKRYNEYKLEFRRQQLNEFFVAHKDEEWFKIKYHPEESLKRKEEQLTALKKRVEVFMDMLQTGEIDNVSVDAEQADVLLRLLDAVVIKLEGGTEEDLQVLDMKSANAITSKDTLNKEKTEIKNKSTTEQQIEKNEHVKTDETLEEKPCKNGQNADADVKHVVENENAISVPEKIEVSAEETKDMEENFKSEETKEKSEEINLRKRKRTNSNSSSSSSSSSSSSGSDSNKADTPKAETPINEKIDDTNDNNEDGTIKQEKEEIETEQADSIETKKPAIEPEAVIDLASEDKEKEPRALHKTSSIFLRNLAPTITKAEVEAMCKRFPGFLRVAIADPQPERRWFRRGWVSFERQVNIKEICWSLNNIRQLRDCELGAIVNRDLSRRIRTVNGITSHKQIVRHDIKLSAKIVHNLDNRVGLWKEEKKEENLNKQNDDKENTASQSEVEQAAFGLSSKNPVLKNITDYLIEEASAEEEELLGMSGDQEEGQLGGDGDGPIERDPSLIKVLDRLVLYLRVVHSVDYYNHCEYPNEDEMPNRCGIMHVRGSPPTAKVTSTELQEYCRNFETKMAAFLQPVATLSTEEFDKLGAKNADAEVEKFVQANTQELSKDKWLCPLSGKKFKGPDFIRKHIFNKHAEKVNEVMTEAEYFNNYLKDPKRPQLPEHPGNKASPREGPREGFNPYGCTTFGSYGAGYGGGRGGYGSGYGGGFGGGFGMPRPSRGGFNRGRVVPDSTSRTIINYNDLDQMDMDMF; this is encoded by the exons ATGGGAGATTCAGATGATGAATATGATAGAAAGAGGCGAGATAAGTTCAGAGGTGAAAGAACTGAATCGTATTCTCGTGAAGGACGTAGAGATGATCGTAGAAGAGATGATTGGGTTGATAG tgaTTATTCTAGGGAATGGTCCAGTCGCCCTAGGCAAAGGCCTGATTATCGTGAATAtcgtggtggtggtggtggtggaggtgggcGTGATCGTTACAGTCCAGCACGATCACAAGATATGGCACCACCTATGAAAAGAATGCGAATTGATTGGGACGATAGACCAAGATATGGACATGATTATTACGGTGGTGGTGGCAGTGGTAGTGGCGGTGGAAGCACTTGGGGTCCAGATCATTATCCACCTCCTCACCATGGCAACCATCACTATGGTAACCATGGTAACAGTAGCAG CCGTGAGGTGGCTGGAAATTTCAGCAATTCAAATGTCGAGACCCAACCACCAATGATGTCTTTCAAAGCATTTCTTGGAACTCAAGAAGACACAATTACAGATGAAGAGGCTATTAAACGCTATAATGAGTACAAACTGGAATTCCGAAGACAGCAGCTCAACGAATTCTTTGTAGCACACAAAGATGAAGAATg gttcaaaataaaatatcatccaGAAGAATCtctgaagagaaaagaagaacaactCACAGCTCTGAAG AAACGCGTTGAAGTATTTATGGATATGCTTCAAACAGGGGAAATAGATAATGTTTCAGTTGACGCTGAACAAGCAGATGTATTGTTGCGTCTTTTAGATGCTGTTGTAATTAAATTGGAAGGTGGTACAGAAGAAGATTTACAAGTTTTAGATATGAAATCAGCAAATGCTATAACTTCAAAGGATACTCTTAACAAGGAGAAGaccgaaattaaaaataaatctacaaCGGAGcaacaaattgaaaaaaa TGAACATGTTAAAACAGACGAAACTCTTGAGGAAAAACCGTGTAAAAATGGACAAAATGCCGATGCCGATGTAAAACACGttgtagaaaatgaaaatgcaaTAAGTGTACCTGAGAAAATAGAAGTATCTgcagaagaaacaaaagatatgGAAGAAAACTTTAAATCTGAGGAAACAA aagaaaaatcagaaGAAATTAATCTGAGAAAACGAAAGCGAACAAATAGcaacagtagcagcagcagcagcagtagcagtagttCTTCAGGAAGTGACAGCAATAAAGCTGATACTCCAAAAGCTGAAAcac ccataaatgaaaagatagaTGACACTAATGACAATAATGAGGATGGAACTATCAAacaggaaaaggaagaaatagaaacagagCAAGCTGATTCGATAGAAACTAAAAAACCTGCAATTGAGCCAGAGGCTGTTATTGATCTAGCTAgtgaagataaagaaaaggaacctAGAGCACTTCATAAAACCAGtagtatttttcttcgaaatttggCACCAACTATCACAAAAGCCGAAGTCGAAGCg atgtGTAAACGTTTCCCTGGTTTCTTACGAGTTGCAATAGCCGATCCGCAACCAGAAAGACGATGGTTTCGACGTGGTTGGGTCTCATTTGAAAGACaagttaatataaaagaaatttgttggagtttaaacaatatacga CAGCTAAGAGATTGCGAATTAGGCGCTATTGTAAACAGAGATCTTTCACGTCGTATTCGTACGGTAAACGGAATAACGTCTCACAAACAAATAGTTAGACATGACATTAAGCTTAGCGCAAAGATTGTTCATAATTTAGATAATCGCGTAGGATtgtggaaagaagaaaaaaaagaggaaaatttgAACAAACAAAATGATGATAAGGAAAATACTGCATCTCAAAGTGAAGTTGAACAAGCT GCTTTTGGATTGTCCTCGAAAAATCCAGTACTGAAAAATATAACGGATTACTTGATAGAGGAGGCAtcagcagaagaagaagaactgtTAGGTATGTCCGGTGACCAAGAAGAAGGTCAATTAGgaggagatggagatggaCCGATTGAGAGAGACCCATCcttaataaaa gtACTAGATAGATTGGTATTGTACTTACGAGTAGTTCATTCGGTAGATTATTACAATCATTGTGAATATCCCAATGAAGATGAAATGCCGAATAGATGTGGAATAATGCATGTTAGAGGTTCTCCACCTACCGCCAAGGTGACTAGTACTGAATTACAAGAATACTGTCGTAATTTTGAAACTAAAATGGCTGCTTTCCTGCAACCTGTTGCGACTTTATCAACTGAAGAATTTGATAAACTCGGTGCTAAAAATGCTGATGc TGAAGTTGAAAAATTTGTGCAAGCAAATACACAAGAATTATCAAAAGATAAATGGTTGTGTCCTCTCAGTGGAAAGAAATTTAAGGGACCTGATTTTATCCGTAAACATATATTCAATAAACACGCAGAGAAAGTTAACGAAGTTATGACTGAAgcagaatattttaataattacctGAAAGATCCAAAACGACCACAGCTTCCAGAACATCCTGGTAATAAAGCATCACCTAGAGAAGGACCACGTGAAGGATTTAATCCATACGGTTGTACAAC ATTTGGAAGTTATGGAGCTGGTTACGGAGGAGGCAGAGGAGGCTATGGCTCCGGCTATGGTGGCGGATTTGGCGGAGGATTTGGAATGCCTCGTCCCAGTCGTGGTGGTTTTAACAGAGGACG GGTTGTTCCAGATTCAACTTCAAgaactattattaattataatgactTGGACCAGATGGACATGGACATGTTCTAA